A region of the Geomonas subterranea genome:
GAGCGCTACATGGTGCACGATGCCATCCAGGCATCCGGGGGGAACATGAGCAAGGCGGCTGAGATCCTCGGCGTGAGCCGTCCCGCTCTCTACGACCTGGCCAAGAAGTACGGTCTGTGCCGGGTCAAGCCCCGGGGGTAGGTGCGAGCTCGACGCTCATGCCGCCGTCGCGCGGGATCAGTTCGCTGAAATAGTGGATGGAGTGGAAATTTTCAGAATGGGCCGGCGTCGTTACCGAGCTGAAGCGTCCGACGTGGATCAGGTAGCGGATGCCGAAGCGGCGCGCGGTCTCCAGGTTGGTCTCGCTGTCCTCTCCCAGCATGGTCCGCTCCGGATCATAGAACACCTTCCGCTGCAGCTTCCCCCAGAAAAGGGGGTCCTCCTTAGGCAGCCCCAGGTCGTGGGCTGAAATAATCCCGTCGAAGTAGCTCCCTATCCTGGTCAGGCGCAGCTTGAGGTTCAGGGTCTTGCTGTGGGCGTTGGTGACCAGGTAGATCTTCTTGCCATGCTGGCGCAAAAAGAGAAGGAACTCGATCACGAAGGGGTGCACCGCGATCAGGTGGTTCACCTCTTCCTTGAGTACCGGGATGTCGAGGCCGAGCTGTGCCGACCAGTAGTCCAGGTCGGTCCAGTTGAGGGTCTGCTCCTGGGACCGGAACATGCGGTGCAGCTTCTCCTGCGCGGCGTCTTCGCTGATGCCGTTCTTCTCGGCGTAGCGCCGGGGGACATGCTCCAGCCAGAAGTGGTCGTCGAAGTGCCGGTCGAGCAGGGTGCCGTCCATGTCGAGATGGACGGTATCGATGAGGTTCCAGTCTACGTGCAGGGGGGGGAGGGGCATGGAAAGGTTTCTCTTTTTTGGGTCGGACCTGTCGACTAGTGACTAGTGCGACAGGTCCGACGTCAGACTAAGCTTTGGCTTTCACGAACCGCTTCACCAGCTCCTTGTCGGCAGCCATGATCTCGCAGCGGGTTTTCCTGCCCTGAAGGACGGCCAACTGCGGCGGCAGCGGCGCGGGAGCACCGATGGCGCGCTCGACCGCTTCGCCGAACTTGGCGGGGTGAGCTGTGGCGAGGCAGACCACGGCGGGGTGCCCCTTGACGCACTCCAGGGCTCCGCGTACGCCGACCGCGGTGTGCGGGTCGAGCAGGTATCCGGTTTCCTTGTTGAAGGAGGCGATGGTCTCCAGGGTCATCTCCTCGCTGACGGTGCAGCTCAGGAATTCACCATGCACGCGCTGCACCTCTTCGGCGCTGAAGACGATCTTCCCGGTCTGCTGCAGTTCGGCAAAGGCGCTTCTGATCCGCTCCGGGTTCTCGTTGAACAGATAGTAGAGGTAGCGCTCCAGGTTGGAGGCAAGCTGGATGTCCATGGACGGCGACACGGTCTGCACCACCTGGCCCAGTGAATAGTCGCCGCTTTGCACGAAGCGGGAGAGGATGTTGTTCTCGTTGGTGGCCAAAAGCAGCTTCTCCACCGGGAGGCCCATCCTCTTCGCCAGGTAACCGGCGAAGATGTCGCCGAAGTTGCCGGTCGGTACGGAGAAGACCACCTTTCCCTGCTCGGGGAGCCTGCCCCAGGCGTAGAAATAGTAGACCACCTGCGCCAGCACGCGCGCCCAGTTGATCGAGTTCACCGCGCCCAGCGCGTACTCCTTTTTGAACTCCAGATCGTTGAACAGGGTCTTGACTATGTTCTGGCAGTC
Encoded here:
- the yrfG gene encoding GMP/IMP nucleotidase, which codes for MPLPPLHVDWNLIDTVHLDMDGTLLDRHFDDHFWLEHVPRRYAEKNGISEDAAQEKLHRMFRSQEQTLNWTDLDYWSAQLGLDIPVLKEEVNHLIAVHPFVIEFLLFLRQHGKKIYLVTNAHSKTLNLKLRLTRIGSYFDGIISAHDLGLPKEDPLFWGKLQRKVFYDPERTMLGEDSETNLETARRFGIRYLIHVGRFSSVTTPAHSENFHSIHYFSELIPRDGGMSVELAPTPGA
- the thrC gene encoding threonine synthase; the protein is MKYISTRGNIAPIGFKEAVMMGLATDGGLILPESIPQIAPETLAAWAKLPYRELAFNIISLFATDIPAADLKALIDRSYGSFEHQETTPLVKKDGVYILELFHGPTLAFKDVALQLLGNLFEYLLKERGEKMNILGATSGDTGSAAIAGVRGKENINIFILHPHLKTSPIQALQMTSVLDDNVHNIAIEGTFDDCQNIVKTLFNDLEFKKEYALGAVNSINWARVLAQVVYYFYAWGRLPEQGKVVFSVPTGNFGDIFAGYLAKRMGLPVEKLLLATNENNILSRFVQSGDYSLGQVVQTVSPSMDIQLASNLERYLYYLFNENPERIRSAFAELQQTGKIVFSAEEVQRVHGEFLSCTVSEEMTLETIASFNKETGYLLDPHTAVGVRGALECVKGHPAVVCLATAHPAKFGEAVERAIGAPAPLPPQLAVLQGRKTRCEIMAADKELVKRFVKAKA